A portion of the Chondrinema litorale genome contains these proteins:
- a CDS encoding adenylyltransferase/cytidyltransferase family protein: MVENIRAKILDEEKLKNLRKENKDKKIVFASGCYDILQSGHAVFFNQCKNFGDILVVGVGRDKIIEQLKGIGRPVNPENNRVFLVASIGDVDYAVLNGEELGEGKIDFMNILEALQPDMFVINDDDSGIDFKKSLCKDLSIEPKTVSRVVPEELIPTSTTNIINKINYAFRAPLRIDFAGGWTDVPYIMYGKKGYVSNVAIKPLIEYKNGSFNFSGYPRGSGLSTSTGAKLLELISAKNYNVENKTLPQIGEDLFNLENKELQWFIGRQDQYSIVYGGFHCFEFGDDYGKVVGEEVPRETLEKFRQNLLLIHTSISRNAQTAVEEVYRNHKTPEGVGAIEKLTEYGKSFTDALLAEDFDKCAEIIDANWQAQKQLAPSCTTPELDEMYDFALKNGAKGGKLCGAGGGGAFVFYCEDPQSLKVAMKKQFVSCFEIDFDFEYNDIRKLNKI; encoded by the coding sequence ATGGTAGAAAATATTAGAGCTAAAATTCTTGATGAAGAAAAATTAAAAAATCTTAGAAAAGAGAATAAAGATAAAAAAATAGTTTTTGCATCGGGCTGCTATGATATATTGCAATCTGGTCATGCTGTTTTTTTTAATCAGTGTAAGAACTTTGGAGATATACTAGTAGTAGGTGTTGGTAGAGATAAAATTATAGAACAACTAAAAGGAATTGGTAGACCAGTAAATCCTGAAAATAACAGGGTATTCTTAGTTGCTTCAATTGGTGATGTGGATTATGCTGTTTTAAATGGTGAAGAGCTAGGAGAGGGTAAAATTGATTTTATGAACATTTTGGAAGCCTTACAACCAGATATGTTTGTAATTAATGATGATGATTCAGGTATCGATTTTAAGAAATCATTATGCAAAGACCTCTCAATTGAGCCTAAAACAGTATCCAGAGTTGTACCCGAAGAACTCATCCCAACTTCAACCACAAATATTATAAATAAAATCAATTACGCTTTTAGAGCACCCCTAAGAATTGATTTTGCAGGTGGATGGACTGATGTTCCATATATTATGTATGGAAAAAAAGGGTATGTTTCTAATGTGGCAATAAAACCACTAATAGAATATAAAAATGGTAGTTTTAATTTCTCTGGTTATCCAAGAGGTAGTGGCTTAAGTACTTCTACAGGAGCAAAACTGCTTGAACTAATTAGTGCCAAAAATTATAATGTAGAGAATAAAACTTTGCCTCAAATTGGTGAAGATCTTTTCAATCTTGAAAATAAAGAACTTCAATGGTTTATTGGTAGGCAAGATCAGTATTCTATAGTTTATGGAGGCTTTCATTGTTTCGAGTTTGGTGATGACTACGGTAAGGTTGTAGGAGAAGAAGTGCCAAGAGAAACGCTTGAAAAATTCAGACAAAATCTATTATTAATTCATACTTCCATCTCAAGAAATGCACAAACTGCTGTAGAAGAAGTTTATCGTAATCATAAAACACCAGAAGGTGTAGGTGCGATAGAGAAGCTTACTGAGTATGGAAAATCTTTTACAGATGCATTATTAGCTGAAGACTTCGATAAATGTGCAGAGATAATCGATGCTAACTGGCAGGCACAAAAACAACTTGCTCCATCTTGTACTACTCCTGAATTAGACGAAATGTACGATTTTGCTCTAAAAAATGGGGCAAAAGGTGGCAAGCTTTGTGGCGCTGGTGGTGGAGGTGCTTTTGTATTCTATTGCGAAGATCCTCAAAGTTTAAAAGTTGCCATGAAGAAACAGTTTGTAAGCTGTTTTGAAATTGACTTCGATTTTGAATACAACGATATCAGGAAATTAAATAAAATCTAA